A region from the Clostridia bacterium genome encodes:
- a CDS encoding proline--tRNA ligase: MRMTQLFAPTLREVPSEAEIPSHQLMLRAGLMRKTLSGVYSYLNLGWRVVFKVENIVRQEMDRQGAQEVLMPAVQAADLWRETGRWDDYGPEMFRLRDRGGREICLGPTHEEITTVTVRDEIRSYRQLPKLLYQIQTKFRDEIRPRYGVMRAREFIMKDCYSFDRDEAGLDVSYRKMYEAYCRAFDRCGLHYKVVEADSGAIGGSQNHEFMVVSEVGEADLVFCNSCGYAANTERAESVPADKARRVAEAAEAGRGASGCQGSHARVVSTPGVHTVDELSSFLGVKPSGILKSLVYTADGEPFIAVVRGDRDANEAKLKRAVGAHELELAGSELIQGITGAPVGFAGPVGLAKKVRIVADWEAIAVASGVAGANAADAHMTGVEYGVDYVADVISDIRVVSRGDACPRCGNALDGARGVEVGHVFKLGAKYSEVLGARYLNEFGDERTMLMGCYGIGVTRTVAAVIEEHHDERGIIWPMSVAPYQAIVLPVNSSEPAQAQAAEAVYAELLECGVEAVLDDRDERPGVKFKDADLIGFPVKVTVGQKRLANGNVEISMRRGGDIELVELTRAAARIKEIVDCELAAYTPRKGVGLGARDSDSPCV; encoded by the coding sequence ATGAGAATGACACAGCTATTCGCACCCACACTGCGCGAAGTGCCATCTGAGGCGGAGATACCAAGCCATCAGCTCATGCTGAGAGCTGGTCTTATGAGGAAGACGCTTTCGGGTGTGTACTCTTATCTCAACCTGGGATGGAGAGTAGTGTTCAAGGTTGAGAACATCGTAAGGCAGGAGATGGACCGTCAGGGAGCGCAGGAGGTTCTGATGCCCGCGGTTCAGGCTGCTGATCTCTGGAGGGAGACTGGCCGTTGGGACGACTATGGCCCAGAGATGTTCCGCCTCCGAGACAGGGGCGGGCGGGAGATCTGCCTAGGCCCCACCCACGAGGAGATCACCACAGTCACAGTCCGGGACGAGATTCGTTCATACCGGCAGCTTCCCAAGCTTCTCTACCAGATACAGACGAAGTTCCGGGATGAGATACGTCCCCGATACGGGGTCATGCGTGCACGTGAGTTCATCATGAAGGACTGCTACAGCTTCGATAGAGACGAGGCCGGGCTGGATGTCAGCTACCGGAAGATGTACGAGGCCTACTGCCGGGCTTTCGATAGATGCGGCCTGCACTACAAGGTGGTCGAGGCGGATTCGGGAGCGATCGGCGGCAGCCAGAACCATGAGTTCATGGTGGTGTCGGAGGTAGGCGAGGCGGACCTGGTGTTCTGCAACTCCTGCGGCTATGCTGCCAACACGGAGAGGGCGGAGAGCGTTCCTGCGGACAAGGCGAGGCGGGTCGCGGAAGCGGCAGAGGCCGGGCGTGGCGCCTCAGGTTGCCAGGGCTCTCATGCCAGGGTGGTTTCCACCCCCGGGGTGCACACTGTCGATGAACTCTCCTCATTCCTAGGAGTTAAGCCTTCAGGGATTCTCAAGAGCCTGGTATATACGGCAGATGGAGAGCCTTTCATTGCTGTTGTTCGGGGAGATCGAGACGCGAATGAGGCGAAACTCAAGCGCGCGGTGGGAGCGCATGAGCTGGAGTTGGCTGGTTCTGAGCTTATCCAGGGGATCACCGGCGCACCAGTTGGTTTCGCAGGACCTGTGGGGCTTGCGAAGAAGGTGCGGATAGTGGCGGACTGGGAGGCCATAGCCGTGGCCAGCGGTGTGGCTGGAGCCAATGCCGCAGATGCACACATGACCGGAGTGGAGTATGGGGTAGACTACGTTGCCGATGTCATCTCCGACATTCGCGTGGTATCCCGCGGCGACGCCTGCCCTAGGTGCGGGAACGCGCTCGACGGCGCCCGTGGCGTTGAAGTCGGTCACGTGTTCAAGCTGGGCGCCAAGTACAGCGAAGTCCTTGGCGCCAGGTATCTGAACGAGTTTGGGGATGAACGCACGATGCTCATGGGATGCTACGGCATAGGGGTCACTAGGACCGTGGCCGCTGTGATCGAGGAGCACCATGATGAGCGCGGGATCATCTGGCCAATGTCTGTTGCCCCCTACCAGGCAATCGTGTTGCCCGTCAACAGCTCAGAACCTGCTCAGGCCCAGGCGGCAGAGGCAGTGTACGCCGAACTGCTCGAGTGCGGAGTCGAGGCCGTGCTAGATGATAGGGATGAGCGTCCCGGTGTGAAGTTCAAGGATGCTGACCTCATCGGCTTTCCAGTCAAGGTTACTGTGGGACAGAAGCGCCTAGCCAACGGCAATGTGGAGATCTCAATGCGGCGCGGCGGCGACATTGAACTCGTGGAGCTGACTCGAGCAGCTGCACGCATTAAGGAGATCGTCGATTGCGAACTCGCGGCATACACGCCGCGCAAGGGGGTCGGCCTCGGTGCACGTGACAGCGATAGTCCCTGCGTATAA
- a CDS encoding glycosyltransferase family 2 protein — translation MHVTAIVPAYNEGPRIGAVLAVLNTCDMIDEVVVVDDGSTDETFDVASAHGAHVIKLPINTGKGGAVAKGLDESPSDVVLFLDADLVGLSTDHVRRLLTPVMNGDADMTIGIFEEGRAATDLAQAITPWLSGQRALKRSILDGMHLEISRYGLEAVLTRHAKERNLNVVEVKLPRLTHVTKEEKIGPVKGAAMRMRMYWDVVRSLVHKE, via the coding sequence GTGCACGTGACAGCGATAGTCCCTGCGTATAACGAGGGTCCCCGTATCGGGGCGGTTCTCGCCGTGTTGAACACGTGCGACATGATCGACGAGGTGGTTGTGGTGGATGACGGCTCCACCGACGAGACCTTCGATGTGGCCTCGGCCCACGGGGCGCACGTGATCAAGCTCCCCATCAACACCGGAAAAGGGGGCGCCGTGGCGAAGGGACTCGATGAATCCCCCAGTGATGTCGTCCTTTTCCTCGACGCGGATCTGGTGGGCCTCTCAACCGACCATGTGCGGCGTCTTCTCACGCCGGTCATGAATGGAGACGCCGACATGACAATCGGCATCTTCGAGGAAGGGCGCGCGGCGACTGATCTGGCACAGGCCATCACGCCTTGGCTTTCTGGGCAGCGTGCGTTGAAGAGGAGCATCCTCGACGGAATGCACCTGGAGATCTCCAGATACGGACTCGAGGCCGTGCTCACCAGGCATGCCAAGGAGAGAAACCTGAATGTGGTGGAGGTGAAGCTTCCGAGGCTCACCCATGTGACCAAGGAGGAGAAGATCGGCCCAGTAAAAGGCGCAGCCATGAGGATGCGAATGTACTGGGATGTCGTGAGGTCGCTCGTCCATAAAGAGTGA
- a CDS encoding PolC-type DNA polymerase III, which translates to MSTVFVIIPSDDRAHLQYVFECAGMKMPAAISHACRIAQIEANLDSGEWRVRIEGKTPDDAHCSDLARAALRRVLGDVGEITVDFCGTHQACLESDAVSSEWIEEHWRDVVDKVCAGAPYLGAWLAEARCVQDEGELAVEVPGEVQAAKLTEKGCSHMIAAAIAELSGARPEVRIVVGDFTATDQGDDEESPDAWVELASPPPPGDSEQRPAGDWAESKPRTTPTRTETEPKRRGRRRPVVTAEGAIRGRLIAEAPQSIAEIAQGQKKAVVAGELFDVDERQTKSGLYVISFCITDLTDSITCKFFRDADEPRAELADGQWVKVRGELQYDQYARETVIMASDIVPYAKRERMDLSAEKRVELHLHTKMSALDSVCEVQAVIRQAAAWGHPAVAITDHGVVQAFPDAYAEARKLGIKVIYGMEAYLVDDPADDGAHMFHMTVLARNRDGLQGLYHLVTDSHLRYFHRHPRVPREAIAQYRSGLLIGSACESGELFRAMLANAPDEEIQRIAGFYDYLEVMPPGNNAFLVRSGALPDVRGVQNLTARIHDLGRKLGIPVVATGDVHFLNPRDEVYRRILMAGQGYEDADSQAPLYFHTTDEMLEEFSFLGEEICREVVIENPRKIAGMIDDMKPVPDELATPEIEGADDEVRSQAHRRAKELYGDPLPETVADRLGRELDAIIGHGYAVNYDIAAKLVRKSVEAGYPVGSRGSVGSSLVATMCGITEVNPLPPHYLCPSCHYSDFDHGLPAESGYDLPSATCPQCGCALAKDGQNIPFETFLGFEGDKVPDIDLNFSGEYQGAIHKYAEELFGADHVFRAGTIATIADKTAYGFVKAYAESHGLVMRQAEAARLARGCSGVKRTTGQHPGGLMIVPKGRDVHEFTPVQHPANDRNSETVTTHFEYKTIHECLLKLDLLGHDDPTMIKMLEDLTGMRSGSIPMDDPETIAIFASIDPLKLRANPTGLTCGTVAIPEFGTKFVRGMLDETKPRSFADLVRISGLSHGTDVWLTNAQELIAAGRACLSDVIACRDDIMIRLIRDGLPPKTAFKIMEKVRKGKGLTDEDAAAMKGHSVPDWYINSCNKIKYMFPKAHAAAYVTMAFRIAYFKVHYPIQFYAAYFSIRAAEFEAQIATMSVNDMIAAMDSIETKADATSREKNLTTVLEVVAEAKLRGVEFLPVSIGSSEATRFSVEDGALRIPLVTVSSLGEAAAASVIDARCERPFSSIADVRGRTRLTRSHIDALREMGGFDGLPETDQLSLF; encoded by the coding sequence TTGTCGACTGTATTTGTGATCATCCCATCGGATGATCGGGCACACCTTCAGTACGTGTTCGAGTGCGCCGGCATGAAAATGCCGGCTGCTATTTCGCATGCTTGCAGAATTGCGCAAATTGAGGCTAACCTGGACTCCGGAGAGTGGAGGGTTCGGATCGAGGGGAAGACGCCGGATGATGCGCACTGCAGTGACCTGGCGCGCGCCGCACTCCGCAGGGTCCTAGGAGACGTTGGAGAGATCACCGTTGATTTCTGCGGAACGCACCAGGCCTGTTTGGAGTCGGACGCCGTTTCGTCCGAATGGATCGAGGAACACTGGCGCGACGTGGTTGACAAGGTGTGCGCCGGCGCTCCCTACCTAGGCGCGTGGCTTGCTGAGGCCAGATGCGTGCAGGATGAGGGGGAGCTTGCAGTTGAGGTCCCAGGCGAGGTGCAGGCGGCCAAGCTCACGGAGAAGGGCTGTTCCCACATGATCGCAGCCGCGATTGCGGAACTCTCAGGGGCAAGGCCCGAGGTGCGTATAGTTGTGGGCGACTTCACGGCAACAGACCAGGGCGATGATGAGGAATCGCCAGATGCCTGGGTTGAGCTCGCAAGCCCGCCTCCCCCGGGCGACAGTGAACAACGCCCAGCGGGAGACTGGGCGGAGTCGAAACCGCGTACGACTCCGACGCGGACAGAAACTGAGCCCAAGCGCCGCGGAAGGCGGCGTCCGGTAGTCACGGCTGAGGGCGCGATTCGGGGACGGCTCATCGCCGAGGCCCCCCAATCAATCGCCGAGATTGCACAGGGGCAGAAGAAAGCCGTGGTCGCGGGCGAGCTGTTCGACGTGGATGAAAGGCAGACAAAGAGCGGGCTGTATGTGATCTCGTTTTGCATCACTGACCTGACCGACTCAATCACCTGCAAGTTCTTCCGAGATGCGGATGAACCGAGGGCGGAGCTTGCCGATGGGCAGTGGGTGAAGGTGCGCGGCGAATTGCAGTACGACCAGTACGCCAGGGAGACAGTGATCATGGCGTCGGACATCGTTCCATATGCAAAGCGCGAGCGGATGGATCTGAGCGCGGAGAAACGCGTAGAACTGCATCTTCACACGAAAATGAGCGCACTGGATTCCGTGTGCGAGGTTCAGGCGGTGATCCGGCAGGCGGCCGCCTGGGGCCATCCCGCCGTCGCTATTACCGATCATGGCGTGGTTCAGGCATTCCCTGATGCTTACGCGGAAGCGAGGAAGCTGGGAATTAAGGTCATCTATGGGATGGAGGCATATCTAGTCGATGATCCTGCCGATGACGGCGCCCACATGTTCCACATGACGGTCCTCGCAAGGAATCGTGATGGCCTTCAAGGATTGTACCACCTCGTAACTGACTCGCACCTTCGCTACTTCCATCGGCACCCGCGAGTGCCCCGGGAGGCTATCGCGCAGTACAGATCCGGGCTTCTCATCGGGTCCGCATGTGAGTCAGGGGAGCTTTTCCGGGCCATGCTGGCCAATGCTCCTGACGAGGAGATCCAGCGGATTGCGGGTTTCTACGACTATCTTGAGGTGATGCCTCCTGGCAACAACGCGTTCCTAGTTCGTTCCGGCGCGCTTCCTGATGTTCGAGGAGTGCAGAACCTCACAGCAAGGATCCATGACCTCGGCAGGAAGCTTGGGATACCTGTTGTTGCCACAGGGGATGTGCACTTTCTTAACCCTCGCGATGAAGTTTACCGGCGCATACTCATGGCCGGGCAGGGATACGAGGACGCAGACTCCCAGGCGCCACTGTACTTTCACACCACAGACGAGATGCTTGAGGAGTTTTCATTCCTCGGCGAGGAGATCTGTCGTGAGGTGGTCATCGAGAATCCGCGGAAAATTGCAGGCATGATCGACGACATGAAGCCAGTGCCGGATGAGCTCGCTACTCCCGAGATAGAAGGCGCAGATGATGAAGTCCGCTCTCAGGCCCATCGGAGAGCAAAGGAGCTGTACGGGGATCCACTCCCGGAAACCGTTGCCGACAGGCTGGGACGTGAGCTGGACGCGATTATCGGGCACGGCTATGCCGTGAACTATGACATCGCGGCGAAACTGGTGCGCAAGTCCGTGGAGGCCGGATATCCTGTGGGATCGAGGGGGTCCGTCGGATCGTCCCTCGTGGCCACCATGTGCGGAATAACCGAAGTGAACCCACTTCCTCCGCACTACCTGTGCCCGAGCTGCCATTACAGCGATTTCGATCACGGGCTTCCCGCCGAATCCGGGTACGATCTTCCATCTGCGACCTGTCCGCAATGTGGGTGCGCTTTGGCAAAGGACGGCCAGAACATCCCGTTCGAGACATTCCTCGGTTTCGAGGGAGATAAGGTGCCAGATATCGACCTGAACTTCTCCGGTGAATATCAGGGAGCAATACATAAATACGCGGAGGAGCTGTTCGGAGCGGATCATGTGTTCCGAGCGGGAACCATAGCGACGATAGCCGACAAGACCGCGTACGGGTTCGTCAAGGCTTACGCAGAATCCCACGGGTTGGTGATGAGGCAGGCCGAGGCGGCGCGACTGGCTCGCGGGTGCTCCGGAGTGAAGCGAACGACAGGCCAGCATCCCGGCGGATTGATGATCGTGCCAAAGGGGCGGGATGTGCACGAATTCACGCCGGTTCAACACCCGGCCAACGATCGCAACTCCGAGACGGTGACTACTCACTTCGAATACAAGACGATACATGAGTGCCTTCTGAAACTGGATCTTCTGGGACATGATGATCCCACGATGATAAAGATGCTTGAGGACCTCACGGGGATGCGGTCTGGTTCGATTCCAATGGATGACCCGGAGACCATTGCGATCTTCGCATCGATCGATCCCCTCAAGCTCAGAGCGAATCCGACAGGTCTCACCTGCGGAACCGTCGCCATCCCGGAGTTTGGAACCAAGTTCGTGAGAGGAATGCTGGATGAAACGAAACCGCGTTCCTTCGCGGATCTGGTTCGGATCAGTGGTCTCTCCCACGGGACGGATGTGTGGCTCACCAATGCTCAGGAGCTGATTGCGGCTGGACGCGCATGCCTGTCTGATGTCATTGCCTGCAGGGACGATATCATGATTCGCTTGATCCGTGACGGGCTTCCGCCGAAGACCGCGTTCAAGATAATGGAGAAGGTCCGAAAAGGGAAAGGGCTAACTGACGAGGACGCGGCTGCCATGAAGGGGCATTCAGTGCCAGACTGGTACATCAATTCATGCAACAAGATCAAGTACATGTTCCCGAAAGCGCATGCCGCTGCTTATGTTACGATGGCGTTTAGGATAGCATACTTCAAGGTGCACTACCCCATTCAGTTCTACGCAGCCTACTTCAGCATCAGGGCGGCGGAATTCGAGGCACAGATAGCCACGATGAGTGTGAACGACATGATCGCTGCCATGGACTCAATCGAGACGAAGGCTGATGCCACGTCGCGGGAGAAGAACCTGACTACGGTCCTTGAGGTAGTGGCAGAAGCCAAGCTAA